From a region of the Streptacidiphilus albus JL83 genome:
- a CDS encoding PPOX class F420-dependent oxidoreductase: protein MSAKDLERLIAESHGGALVALKRDGRPQLSNVTHTFDPETRLLRISTTADRAKVANLRRDPRASYYVTSTDQWSYAVAEGTAELTPVAADPNDATVEELIDVYRAVAGEHPDWDEYRAAMVADRRLVIRLAVERVYGSAR, encoded by the coding sequence ATGTCAGCCAAGGATCTTGAGCGGTTGATCGCCGAGTCGCACGGGGGCGCGCTGGTGGCGCTCAAGCGGGACGGGCGCCCCCAGCTCTCCAATGTGACCCACACCTTCGACCCGGAGACCCGGCTGCTGCGGATCTCCACCACCGCGGACCGGGCCAAGGTGGCCAACCTCCGCCGGGACCCGCGCGCCAGCTACTACGTCACCTCCACGGACCAGTGGTCCTACGCCGTGGCCGAGGGCACGGCGGAGCTCACCCCGGTGGCCGCCGACCCGAACGACGCGACCGTCGAGGAGCTGATCGACGTTTACCGGGCCGTCGCCGGGGAGCACCCCGACTGGGACGAGTACCGCGCGGCGATGGTCGCCGACCGACGCCTCGTCATCCGGCTGGCGGTGGAGCGGGTCTACGG